From the genome of Ictalurus furcatus strain D&B chromosome 4, Billie_1.0, whole genome shotgun sequence, one region includes:
- the LOC128606311 gene encoding uncharacterized protein LOC128606311, translating into MCHQFIPVIYHRPRPRHTTRKVLNLDNLRSLNVASADSLSFSIRLWNCQSAINMADFIPAFATHCNLSGLALSETWIHTVNTATPASLDSNFNFSHTSRSNRRGGGTGLLLSKTWKFVCLSPPCSHTSFEFHAVTVTDPAKMHFLVLYCPPGQLGKFNEEFDMLLSTIPDDATPLVVLGDFNIHLDKPHAADFLALLPMFDLKQFATAATHKAGKKLNLILTQQPPGHQAIRLQKQSLQGDCSGFRH; encoded by the exons ATGTGTCATCAGTTTATCCCTGTTATTTACCACAGGCCCAGACCACGGCACACTACCAGAAAAGTACTCAACCTGGACAACCTACGCTCTCTGAATGTGGCCTCTGCAGATTCCCTCTCGTTCTCAATCAGACTctggaactgccaatctgccatCAACATGGCAGATTTCATTCCTGCCTTTGCAACCCACTGCAACCTCAGTGGTCTGGCTCTGAGTGAGACCTGGATCCATACTgtgaacactgccacacccgcTTCCCTTGactccaacttcaacttctcccatacctcacgttccaacagacgagggggtggtacaggtttgcttctctccaaaacatggaaatttgtGTGTCTTTCTCCTCCTTGCTCCCacacttcctttgaatttcatgctgttacagttactgaccctgccaaaatgcactttcttgttcTTTATTGTCCGCCAGGTCAACTAGGGAAATTCAACGAAGAGTTTGACAtgctactgtccaccatcccGGATGACGCAACTCCTCTTGTGGTCCTCGGTgacttcaacattcatctagacaagccacatgcagctgactttcttgcaCTCCTCCCCATGTTTGACCTCAAACAGTTCGCCACAGCAGCAACTCACAAAGCCGGCAAAAAGCtcaacctcatcctcacac aacaacctcctggacaccaagcaatcaggcttcaaaagcagtcactccaAGGAGACTGCTCTggtttccgtcactga